The following proteins are encoded in a genomic region of Rubrobacter xylanophilus DSM 9941:
- a CDS encoding NADH-quinone oxidoreductase subunit N, with amino-acid sequence MISLLQGMQGMGGGPEMRMARDLALIAPEIAVLLTAVGALVFEMLRLPKVALPFTVVGLLAATALALPLLGTETTAFMDTFRVGPLGVWAKLALLPATALCALLARAEVRGTDREGTVYALLSFTALGALALAGAGDVMFLVLGVLLSSLGSFALVAYPRDERSTEAAMKYFVFGSVTGAVMIFGLTHWFGATSSTLLSELGRLEGAPLAAAFGLVAVAAGLGYKAAIAPFHFWAPDAYDGAPVSVAAFLSVVPKVGALFGLAQVARDLPAGTGWPLVLAALAALSMTYGNLAALAQENVVRLLAYSSIAQSGYFLLGVVAVGQSDLAVPALVVFAAAYAAMNLGAFAVVVRTGRRLGDLAGLGYESPWTGAAMVVFLISLVGIPPLAGFFGKLLLFGAAIDAGFVWLAVVGILNSVLSLGVYLRVVVPMYRRQKLVAARPAPVARGVQAAALALTLGIGLLAQIFFGGGG; translated from the coding sequence GTGATCTCGCTGCTCCAGGGCATGCAGGGGATGGGCGGCGGCCCGGAGATGCGGATGGCCCGCGACCTGGCGCTCATCGCGCCCGAGATCGCCGTGCTCCTCACCGCCGTCGGCGCGCTCGTCTTCGAGATGCTCAGGCTGCCGAAGGTGGCGCTGCCGTTCACCGTGGTCGGGCTCCTCGCGGCGACCGCTCTCGCGCTCCCGCTGCTCGGCACCGAGACCACGGCCTTCATGGACACCTTCCGCGTCGGCCCCCTTGGCGTGTGGGCCAAGCTCGCCCTGCTACCGGCCACCGCCCTCTGCGCCCTGCTCGCCCGGGCCGAGGTCCGGGGCACCGACCGCGAGGGGACGGTCTACGCCCTCCTCTCGTTCACCGCCCTGGGGGCGCTCGCGCTCGCGGGGGCGGGGGACGTGATGTTTTTGGTCCTCGGGGTGCTCCTCTCGTCGTTGGGCTCCTTCGCTCTCGTCGCCTACCCGCGCGACGAGAGGTCCACCGAGGCGGCGATGAAGTACTTCGTCTTCGGCTCGGTGACCGGGGCGGTCATGATCTTCGGGCTCACCCACTGGTTCGGGGCGACCAGCTCGACGCTGCTCTCGGAGCTGGGCAGGCTCGAGGGCGCGCCGCTCGCGGCGGCCTTCGGGCTCGTGGCGGTCGCCGCGGGCCTCGGCTACAAGGCCGCGATAGCGCCGTTCCACTTCTGGGCCCCGGACGCCTACGACGGCGCGCCCGTCTCCGTGGCGGCCTTCCTCTCGGTGGTGCCGAAGGTCGGCGCGCTCTTCGGCCTCGCCCAGGTGGCGCGCGACCTGCCGGCCGGCACCGGCTGGCCGCTCGTCCTCGCTGCGCTCGCCGCCCTCTCTATGACCTACGGCAACCTGGCGGCGCTCGCGCAGGAGAACGTCGTGCGGCTCCTGGCGTACTCCTCCATCGCCCAGTCGGGGTACTTCCTGCTCGGGGTGGTGGCCGTGGGCCAGAGCGACCTCGCCGTTCCGGCGCTCGTCGTCTTCGCCGCCGCCTACGCCGCGATGAACCTCGGGGCGTTCGCCGTCGTCGTCCGGACCGGCCGGCGCCTCGGAGACCTCGCGGGGCTGGGCTACGAGTCCCCCTGGACCGGCGCGGCGATGGTGGTGTTCCTGATCTCGCTGGTGGGCATCCCTCCCCTGGCCGGCTTCTTCGGCAAGCTGCTGCTGTTCGGCGCCGCGATAGACGCCGGCTTCGTCTGGCTGGCCGTCGTGGGGATCCTCAACAGCGTCCTCTCGCTGGGCGTATACTTGCGCGTGGTGGTCCCGATGTACCGGCGCCAGAAGCTCGTCGCGGCCAGACCGGCCCCGGTGGCCCGGGGGGTGCAGGCAGCGGCCCTCGCGCTGACGCTGGGGATAGGGCTTCTGGCCCAGATCTTCTTCGGGGGCGGAGGGTGA
- a CDS encoding complex I subunit 4 family protein: MIPIVSATLFLPLLGAALLAAWRGAPPRAAHALGIAFSGLALLGAAWMWARGASGEGFSQVEEVAWIPSLGVAYRVGVDGISLPLVLMTAVLFFVSLVFSAGIRERARSYVALFLLLETASLGVFVALDAVLFYVFFEVTLVGMYFIISGWGYEDRQRAALMFFLYTLLGSLPLLLAILGLYLGSEPNTFDMRELIANPPLTGLAATLALLAMLVTFFVKTPVFPLHTWLPAAHVEAPTAGSVILAGVLLKLGTYGLVRFALQMTPDAFRDLAPYVAALAAFSALYGAFVALGQSDLKRLVAYTSVNHMGYVVLGVAVAAAATGARAVALDGAVLQMVSHGVVTGALFLLVGMLQDRAHTREMGAFGGLLGVVPGLGWAFVLAAFASLGLPGLAHFPAEFQIFLGTLRVYPPAVVAVLGIAVTAGLYLRAIQVAFLGEPRGERRKLRDLGARETLAVVPLLALTVLIGVVPSLALGVIHATTEALLP, translated from the coding sequence TTGATCCCGATCGTCTCCGCGACGCTCTTCCTCCCGCTGCTGGGCGCCGCGCTGCTCGCGGCCTGGAGGGGCGCGCCGCCGCGCGCGGCGCACGCCCTCGGCATCGCCTTCTCCGGCCTCGCGCTGCTCGGCGCAGCGTGGATGTGGGCGCGCGGCGCCTCGGGGGAGGGCTTCTCGCAGGTGGAGGAGGTGGCCTGGATCCCCTCCCTCGGCGTCGCCTACCGCGTCGGCGTGGACGGCATAAGCCTCCCCCTCGTCCTGATGACCGCCGTCCTCTTCTTCGTCTCCCTCGTGTTCTCGGCCGGCATCCGGGAACGGGCGCGCTCCTACGTGGCCCTCTTCCTCCTGCTGGAGACCGCCTCCCTCGGCGTCTTCGTGGCGCTCGACGCCGTCCTCTTCTACGTCTTCTTCGAGGTGACGCTCGTGGGGATGTACTTCATCATCTCCGGCTGGGGCTACGAGGACCGCCAGCGGGCCGCCCTGATGTTCTTCCTCTACACCCTGCTCGGGAGCCTGCCGCTGCTGCTCGCCATCCTCGGCCTCTACCTGGGCAGCGAGCCGAACACCTTCGACATGCGCGAGCTCATCGCGAACCCGCCGCTCACCGGCCTCGCGGCGACGCTCGCCCTCCTCGCGATGCTGGTGACGTTCTTCGTCAAGACGCCGGTCTTCCCGCTGCACACCTGGCTCCCGGCGGCCCACGTCGAGGCGCCCACCGCCGGGAGCGTGATCCTCGCGGGCGTCCTCCTCAAGCTCGGGACCTACGGCCTCGTGCGCTTCGCCCTCCAGATGACCCCCGACGCCTTCCGCGACCTCGCCCCGTACGTGGCCGCCCTCGCCGCCTTCTCGGCGCTCTACGGGGCCTTCGTCGCGCTCGGACAGTCGGACCTGAAGCGCCTGGTCGCCTACACGAGCGTGAACCACATGGGCTACGTGGTCCTCGGGGTGGCGGTGGCAGCGGCGGCGACGGGAGCCCGCGCCGTCGCCCTCGACGGCGCCGTACTGCAGATGGTCAGCCACGGGGTCGTCACCGGCGCGCTGTTCCTGCTCGTCGGGATGCTCCAGGACAGGGCGCACACCCGCGAGATGGGCGCGTTCGGCGGCCTCCTCGGGGTCGTGCCGGGGCTCGGCTGGGCGTTCGTGCTCGCGGCCTTCGCCTCGCTCGGCCTCCCCGGGCTGGCGCACTTCCCGGCGGAGTTCCAGATCTTCCTCGGCACCCTGCGCGTCTACCCGCCAGCCGTGGTCGCGGTCCTCGGCATCGCCGTAACCGCCGGGCTCTACCTGCGCGCGATACAGGTCGCCTTCCTGGGCGAGCCGCGCGGCGAGCGGCGGAAGCTGCGCGACCTCGGGGCGCGCGAGACGCTGGCGGTCGTCCCCCTCCTCGCCCTGACGGTGCTCATCGGGGTCGTCCCCTCTCTGGCGCTCGGCGTGATCCACGCGACGACGGAGGCGCTGCTGCCGTGA
- a CDS encoding proton-conducting transporter membrane subunit, with the protein MILAATAILAPLAAAALILALRRLPAALALAGTGAGLAASAATLLRVAGGASLSATLPGLPGLPLRLLAEPLTALLSAVVAVVGFFVVVYAVGYMEGEGGRVRFFAGMSFFVAAMQALVLAGDWVLLLAAWELIGLSSYLLIGHRHEREGVPQAATRAFLYTRTADLGLYAAIFVLVAHAGTSEISPTLQTGGTAATAAGLLLLVAAMGKSAQTPLQGWLQDAMVGPTPVSALLHSATLVAAGAILMIRTSPLLPPAVLLLAGLAGGATALLAGLVALAERDLKRLLAASTSAQYGLMLLAVGAGSPVAALVHLAAHAAIKSALFLGSGVFQHARGSTRLDRLEGAGRARPRTFLGFAVAGLALAGVPPLSGYFTKDAILAAAFGSPYAPLLAPLALAGTLLTGAYVARALGLLWRGAGAGGPVKGARWMGAGLAALALLAAALGLAVPPIGELLARQELPEGALATVAGLAATLGGLALGWLVPEDRMLGPLRAPAERGFRPGGGLDALVARPALALGRAAARFDDGVVHAAVLSAGRAALAVAAASRLTDERGIDALVLSLARGTRRLGGRARELQTGLVHRELLLAAGGAALMLVVLTIGAAGT; encoded by the coding sequence ATGATCCTCGCCGCCACCGCGATCCTCGCGCCGCTCGCGGCCGCCGCCCTGATCCTCGCCCTCCGCCGCCTCCCGGCGGCGCTGGCCCTCGCGGGGACGGGCGCCGGGCTTGCGGCCTCGGCGGCGACGCTCCTCCGGGTGGCAGGCGGCGCGTCCCTCTCCGCGACGCTCCCGGGGCTGCCGGGCCTGCCGCTGCGGCTTCTCGCCGAGCCCCTCACCGCCCTGCTCTCGGCGGTCGTCGCGGTCGTGGGGTTCTTCGTGGTGGTCTACGCGGTCGGGTACATGGAGGGCGAGGGGGGCCGCGTGCGCTTCTTCGCCGGCATGTCGTTCTTCGTGGCGGCGATGCAGGCGCTCGTGCTCGCGGGGGACTGGGTGCTGCTGCTCGCCGCCTGGGAGCTGATCGGGCTGAGCAGCTACCTCCTGATCGGGCACCGGCACGAGCGCGAGGGCGTGCCGCAGGCCGCGACCCGCGCCTTCCTCTACACCCGCACCGCCGACCTCGGGCTCTACGCGGCGATCTTCGTCCTCGTCGCGCACGCGGGCACCAGCGAGATCTCCCCCACCCTCCAGACGGGCGGGACGGCGGCGACCGCCGCCGGGCTCCTGCTCCTCGTGGCCGCGATGGGCAAGTCCGCCCAGACCCCCCTGCAGGGCTGGCTGCAGGACGCGATGGTCGGTCCCACCCCCGTCTCGGCGCTGCTGCACTCGGCCACGCTCGTCGCCGCCGGGGCGATCCTCATGATCCGGACCTCCCCCCTCCTCCCGCCCGCCGTGCTCCTCCTCGCGGGCCTCGCAGGCGGCGCGACCGCGCTGCTCGCCGGCCTCGTCGCCCTCGCCGAGCGCGACCTGAAGCGGCTGCTCGCCGCCTCCACCTCCGCCCAGTACGGCCTGATGCTGCTGGCGGTCGGCGCGGGTTCACCCGTGGCCGCCCTCGTCCACCTCGCCGCCCACGCCGCGATAAAGAGCGCGCTCTTCCTCGGCTCCGGCGTCTTCCAGCACGCCCGCGGCTCCACGCGGCTCGACCGGCTGGAGGGGGCGGGGCGCGCCCGCCCGCGGACCTTCCTCGGCTTCGCCGTCGCGGGGCTCGCCCTCGCCGGCGTGCCGCCCCTGAGCGGGTACTTCACGAAGGACGCGATCCTCGCCGCCGCCTTCGGGTCGCCCTACGCCCCCCTCCTCGCCCCGCTCGCCCTCGCCGGGACGCTGCTGACCGGCGCCTACGTGGCGCGGGCGCTCGGGCTTCTCTGGCGCGGCGCGGGCGCGGGCGGCCCCGTCAAGGGCGCACGCTGGATGGGGGCGGGGCTCGCCGCCCTCGCCCTCCTCGCCGCCGCTCTGGGGCTTGCGGTGCCGCCCATCGGGGAGCTCCTGGCCCGTCAGGAGCTCCCGGAGGGCGCGCTCGCCACGGTCGCGGGGCTCGCGGCGACGCTCGGCGGCCTGGCCCTGGGGTGGCTCGTCCCGGAGGACCGGATGCTCGGTCCGCTGCGCGCCCCGGCGGAGAGGGGGTTCCGCCCCGGCGGCGGCCTCGACGCGCTCGTCGCGAGGCCGGCGCTCGCGCTCGGGCGCGCCGCCGCGCGCTTCGACGACGGCGTCGTACACGCCGCCGTGCTCTCCGCCGGGCGGGCCGCCCTCGCGGTCGCCGCCGCCTCGCGCCTGACCGACGAGCGGGGGATAGACGCCCTGGTCCTCTCCCTGGCGCGGGGCACCCGGAGGCTCGGAGGGCGCGCTCGCGAGCTGCAGACCGGCCTCGTCCACAGGGAGCTCTTGCTCGCCGCGGGCGGGGCGGCCCTGATGCTCGTGGTCCTGACCATCGGCGCGGCAGGCACCTAG
- the nuoK gene encoding NADH-quinone oxidoreductase subunit NuoK produces MALYVALAVGAVLFGVGLYGALSQTNLVMIMMGVELMLGAAMVNLVAFWRFLHPETYAGQMFVLVVMTVMALEMAVGFGVGTARFRAKGSVEMEEARELRG; encoded by the coding sequence ATGGCGCTCTACGTCGCCCTCGCGGTCGGGGCCGTGCTCTTCGGCGTCGGCCTCTACGGCGCCCTGAGCCAGACGAACCTCGTCATGATCATGATGGGCGTCGAGCTGATGCTCGGCGCGGCGATGGTGAACCTCGTCGCCTTCTGGCGCTTCTTGCACCCGGAGACCTACGCGGGCCAGATGTTCGTCCTCGTGGTCATGACCGTGATGGCCCTGGAGATGGCGGTGGGCTTCGGCGTCGGGACCGCCCGCTTCCGCGCGAAGGGATCCGTGGAGATGGAAGAGGCGCGGGAGCTCAGGGGATGA
- a CDS encoding NADH-quinone oxidoreductase subunit J family protein yields MSAQALFTGFFGVAAVWFGVVVFRTSSMVRSALALLFSQAAIGAMFLAMQAEFLGVLQVMMMATEMSIMAIFMVMYMMDPGGLGEMEMTHQKRASIAAGALAALAAAGVAALTDWGPAAAAPPAAEQTERLGAEMLGRSMLIFETAGVTILTAMIAATAVAIERRRRR; encoded by the coding sequence GTGAGTGCGCAGGCGCTCTTCACCGGGTTCTTCGGGGTGGCGGCGGTGTGGTTCGGGGTCGTCGTCTTCAGGACCTCCTCGATGGTCCGCTCGGCTCTCGCGCTGCTCTTCTCGCAGGCGGCCATCGGCGCGATGTTCCTGGCCATGCAGGCCGAGTTCCTCGGGGTGCTGCAGGTCATGATGATGGCTACCGAGATGTCGATCATGGCGATCTTCATGGTCATGTACATGATGGACCCCGGCGGGCTCGGGGAGATGGAGATGACCCACCAGAAGCGCGCCTCGATCGCCGCCGGCGCGCTGGCCGCCCTCGCCGCCGCGGGCGTCGCCGCGCTGACCGACTGGGGGCCGGCGGCCGCTGCGCCGCCGGCCGCGGAGCAGACGGAGAGGCTGGGCGCCGAGATGCTCGGGCGCTCGATGCTCATCTTCGAGACCGCCGGGGTGACGATACTTACCGCCATGATCGCCGCCACCGCGGTGGCTATAGAGAGGAGGCGCCGGCGATGA
- a CDS encoding complex I subunit 1 family protein produces MSALAVLAALLAGAYLVAVLEGWSATGRLRPAGPAVSAAALLGRESVVPRRPDRVLFEAAPLLLLVSAVLAAAVLPLSPRLVVADLATGALFVNAALAYVMVALLMAGWGPDAAYAMVAGWRFLGQLLGYSMPIVMAIAAIAMRAESLRNTEVVASQAALPNALYQPVGFAVFFLAAMCLAFLPPFDLPTAPGELAGGVEAEYAGARLAVMRLGRMVLVVALSAAVTVFYLGGWLGPALPPWAWSAIKTLAVAAAMLLAGRYVPRLREAQVLAWWWKLGIPLALLNIFWVGVVLLVAE; encoded by the coding sequence GTGAGCGCGCTCGCGGTGCTTGCCGCGCTGCTGGCCGGCGCCTACCTCGTCGCAGTGCTCGAGGGGTGGTCGGCGACCGGGCGGCTGCGGCCCGCCGGCCCGGCGGTCTCGGCGGCGGCTCTCCTCGGGCGCGAGTCCGTCGTCCCGCGCAGGCCCGACCGCGTCCTCTTCGAGGCCGCCCCGCTGCTGCTGCTCGTCTCGGCGGTGCTCGCCGCCGCCGTGCTGCCCCTCAGCCCGCGCCTCGTCGTCGCCGACCTCGCCACGGGCGCGCTCTTCGTGAACGCGGCGCTGGCCTACGTGATGGTCGCGCTCCTCATGGCCGGGTGGGGCCCGGACGCCGCCTACGCGATGGTCGCCGGCTGGCGCTTCCTCGGGCAGCTCCTCGGCTACTCCATGCCCATCGTCATGGCCATAGCCGCCATCGCCATGCGCGCCGAATCGCTCAGGAACACCGAGGTCGTGGCGTCGCAGGCCGCCCTCCCGAACGCCCTCTACCAGCCGGTGGGCTTCGCCGTGTTCTTTCTGGCGGCGATGTGCCTGGCCTTCCTGCCGCCCTTCGACCTGCCCACCGCCCCCGGCGAGCTCGCGGGCGGGGTCGAGGCCGAGTACGCCGGGGCGCGGCTGGCGGTGATGCGCCTGGGGCGCATGGTGCTGGTGGTCGCGCTCTCGGCGGCGGTGACGGTCTTCTACCTGGGCGGGTGGCTCGGCCCCGCGCTGCCGCCCTGGGCGTGGAGCGCCATAAAGACGCTCGCCGTGGCCGCCGCCATGCTGCTCGCCGGGCGGTACGTGCCGCGGCTGCGCGAGGCGCAGGTGCTCGCGTGGTGGTGGAAGCTCGGCATCCCGCTCGCGCTCCTGAACATCTTCTGGGTGGGCGTCGTGCTGCTGGTGGCAGAGTGA
- a CDS encoding heavy metal-binding domain-containing protein, whose product MISGARQGSPAGLRRLFAAAMARDLRAFVVPGAEVARARGLDVEAAGLGMTGVPRHASVLLVVGELPAALRRAAAVVYAQMMRPRAVLAAGAGDLSPLPGADVSVGLSQEELEEGVARLRTAFARGAFAPGAAGFEPEMLRARTEYACPMHPEVVQDEPGACPKCGMELVSREAADGGSGPHHGGDHGGANGDHGHGGHGHGGMGFMSMVEMTKDLPRSSDGLPMEWVEAPFGPLFPGLPGGLFLKLTLDGDTVAEASPSACGWASPGPLTGPADALAERLAGIDPLSPASYRVLALRAVEDAAGAGADERTVRARAGALERERAASHLGWLSGFAYLIGHRWLARRAAELQLAVLRAEPAGMPGLRAAARSLARRIERTPLLARRLEGIGALPGGTGASGPVARAAGVRTDARCGEGAYRALGFEPVVREGGDALARLRVRLAEIEESLGLAAAAGSLDIPAPRAATGASGAGAATVETPRGTATLRVALSDGEVVSAELEGPSARHLALVGRVAEQRELADALVGVASLDLSPWETAR is encoded by the coding sequence GTGATCTCCGGCGCCCGACAGGGAAGCCCGGCCGGGCTGCGGCGGCTCTTCGCCGCCGCGATGGCGAGGGATCTCCGCGCTTTCGTCGTCCCCGGCGCCGAGGTCGCGCGCGCCCGCGGCCTCGACGTCGAGGCCGCCGGGCTCGGGATGACCGGCGTCCCGCGCCACGCGAGCGTCCTGCTGGTCGTCGGGGAGCTGCCGGCAGCCCTGAGGAGGGCGGCGGCGGTCGTCTACGCCCAGATGATGCGCCCGCGTGCGGTGCTCGCCGCGGGCGCCGGCGACCTCTCGCCGCTCCCGGGGGCGGACGTCTCCGTGGGGCTCTCGCAGGAGGAGCTGGAGGAGGGCGTGGCGCGCCTCCGCACGGCCTTCGCCCGGGGAGCCTTCGCGCCGGGGGCGGCTGGCTTCGAGCCGGAGATGCTGCGCGCGAGAACAGAGTACGCCTGCCCCATGCACCCCGAGGTCGTCCAGGACGAACCCGGCGCATGCCCGAAGTGCGGGATGGAGCTGGTGAGCCGGGAAGCAGCGGACGGGGGCTCCGGCCCGCACCACGGCGGCGATCACGGCGGCGCAAACGGGGACCACGGCCACGGCGGGCACGGCCACGGCGGGATGGGGTTCATGTCCATGGTGGAGATGACGAAGGACCTGCCGCGCAGCTCGGACGGGCTGCCGATGGAGTGGGTCGAGGCGCCCTTCGGCCCCCTCTTCCCCGGGCTGCCCGGGGGTCTCTTCTTGAAGCTGACGCTGGACGGGGACACGGTAGCGGAGGCGAGCCCCTCCGCCTGCGGGTGGGCCTCGCCCGGGCCCCTGACCGGGCCGGCGGACGCCCTCGCCGAGCGGCTCGCCGGGATCGACCCGCTCTCTCCGGCGTCTTACCGCGTGCTGGCCCTGCGCGCCGTGGAGGACGCGGCGGGGGCCGGGGCCGACGAGCGGACGGTCCGCGCGCGGGCCGGCGCGCTGGAGCGCGAGCGGGCCGCGAGCCACCTGGGCTGGCTCTCCGGGTTCGCGTACCTGATCGGCCACCGCTGGCTCGCCCGGCGCGCCGCGGAGCTGCAGCTCGCCGTGCTGCGCGCGGAGCCCGCCGGGATGCCAGGGCTGCGGGCGGCGGCCCGGAGCCTCGCCCGGCGAATCGAGCGGACGCCGCTGCTCGCCCGCCGGCTGGAGGGCATCGGGGCGCTCCCGGGAGGGACGGGGGCCTCCGGCCCCGTGGCGCGCGCAGCGGGCGTCCGCACCGACGCCCGCTGCGGCGAAGGAGCGTACCGCGCCCTGGGCTTCGAGCCGGTCGTCCGCGAGGGAGGCGACGCCCTCGCCCGCCTGCGGGTTCGCCTCGCGGAGATCGAAGAGAGCCTCGGGCTCGCGGCCGCAGCGGGCTCTCTGGACATCCCCGCCCCCCGCGCCGCCACCGGCGCCTCGGGAGCGGGAGCCGCGACCGTCGAGACGCCGCGCGGAACGGCGACGCTGCGGGTTGCGCTCTCCGACGGGGAGGTGGTCTCCGCGGAGCTGGAGGGCCCCTCGGCGCGGCACCTGGCCCTCGTCGGCCGGGTGGCCGAGCAGCGGGAGCTGGCCGACGCGCTCGTGGGGGTGGCCTCGCTGGACCTCTCGCCGTGGGAGACGGCGCGGTGA
- a CDS encoding NADH-quinone oxidoreductase subunit A gives MSALGQYALLLALAAGTAGLALSVYGIARSLGGARREPGKDVPATAGELSREPVWARYHVRYYGYALLFLAFDMEMAYMYPWAVVYRQEGLVALLDMGVFLAILFLGLLYGWSQGALKRQ, from the coding sequence ATGAGCGCGCTGGGGCAGTACGCGCTGCTGCTGGCCCTGGCCGCGGGGACGGCCGGGCTGGCGCTGAGCGTGTACGGGATCGCCCGGTCCCTGGGCGGAGCCCGCCGGGAGCCGGGGAAGGACGTGCCCGCAACAGCGGGGGAGCTGTCGCGGGAGCCGGTGTGGGCGCGCTACCACGTCCGCTACTACGGGTACGCCCTGCTCTTCCTGGCCTTCGACATGGAGATGGCCTACATGTACCCCTGGGCCGTGGTGTACAGGCAGGAGGGCCTCGTCGCCCTGCTCGACATGGGGGTCTTCCTGGCGATCCTGTTCCTGGGCCTGCTCTACGGCTGGAGCCAGGGAGCCCTGAAGCGCCAGTGA
- a CDS encoding heavy-metal-associated domain-containing protein yields the protein MEKRITLRVPDMSCGHCKAAIEGELGRLPVAEASADPQTKAVEVVYDEERVDERQIRAAIEEAGYTVEAG from the coding sequence ATGGAGAAGAGGATCACGCTGCGCGTGCCGGACATGAGCTGCGGCCACTGCAAGGCCGCCATCGAGGGCGAGCTCGGCAGGCTGCCCGTCGCGGAGGCCAGCGCCGACCCGCAGACCAAGGCCGTCGAGGTCGTCTACGACGAGGAGCGGGTGGACGAGCGGCAGATACGCGCCGCCATAGAGGAGGCCGGCTACACCGTCGAGGCCGGATGA
- a CDS encoding metal-sensitive transcriptional regulator, protein MREEGGVRQGQAHGYIKADHKENLLLRLRRIEGQVRGVQGMVEREEYCIDIITQISSLIAASERVAALVLKDHMEHCVRAAIEDGEQADRKIEELTAAVERFLKLDRR, encoded by the coding sequence ATGAGAGAGGAGGGCGGCGTGCGGCAGGGGCAGGCCCACGGGTATATAAAGGCGGACCACAAGGAGAATCTGCTGCTGCGGCTGCGCCGGATCGAGGGCCAGGTGCGGGGCGTGCAGGGGATGGTCGAGCGCGAGGAGTACTGCATAGACATCATCACCCAGATCTCCAGCCTCATCGCCGCCTCGGAGAGGGTGGCCGCGCTGGTGCTCAAGGACCACATGGAGCACTGCGTGCGGGCGGCAATAGAGGACGGGGAGCAGGCCGACAGGAAGATCGAGGAGCTGACCGCCGCCGTAGAGCGGTTCCTGAAGCTGGACAGGAGGTGA